Proteins encoded by one window of Chaetodon trifascialis isolate fChaTrf1 chromosome 15, fChaTrf1.hap1, whole genome shotgun sequence:
- the LOC139343118 gene encoding neurabin-2-like — translation MMKTEPPSATGGNGTSGGSSGGSGSSNLRSPSPHRNAYQAGLAALKKATDHLNNAANGGSDPASKPAPLPRPTGRGRKYGSNVHRIKNMFMQMQSPGDDEEGAKMIGKDQAVKLSLPRASSLNENVDHSALLKLGATVSERVNRFDSKPGGEGGGSVGLSKLQETRRIFEQRTLQEKQAATNRILLKKERASGFQDGRLDVVARFNGSTEALDRLDDPPAPTPAPAPTTVPAAAATIGPGEAISPTVSQLSAVFEKGESQNNLYLPQRRSGPALAPKPKPPARAEAGGKKVKVIPPGKEDHAEVAAATVNTQAAVLPEATGSQQRSIAGVMPSEEKDGFVQSGDQLSNSSYSSSSSVAVTSSSSSSEVKQESVVQPTETEARGSSTVAPDQGPQADEQDGSTGSEAGARLVQAEVHASLENGEKESPGSSPSSEEKGEDSEERGEEKEEKEDEENDDDGSRKDDYSEGDLVDISAYSGLGEEDSGGSQLDDEEDEEDEEAYQPETSCSEIPGLPEEEEPVPPSRKIRFSTGPIKVFTTYSNEDYDRRNDDVDPMAASAEYELEKRVEKLDLFPVELEKDSDGLGISIIGMGAGADMGLEKLGIFVKTVTEGGAAQRDGRIQVNDLIVEVDGTSLVGVTQSLAASVLRNTSGTVRFVIGREKPGEQSEVAQLIQQTLEQERWQREMMEQRYKQYMDDDEETGEYATDEEEEMSPVFPNSIEVFDLAENQDMLSPMELDPEKLAHKFKELQIKHAVTQAEIQLLKRKLAHAEQDKLRWRMECAQLEQNIRDSKERMEKLEGYWMEAQSLCKAVDEHLKETQAQYQTLERKYSKAKRLIKEYQQKEIEYLKKETAQRRAHEESEATHKEEADNLQEKITDLETKVDALKTPKPS, via the exons ATGATGAAGACTGAGCCCCCGTCGGCCACGGGGGGCAATGGGACCTCTGGTGGCAGCAGTGGGGGAAGCGGAAGCTCAAACCTGAGGAGTCCCTCGCCCCACCGCAATGCCTACCAAGCAGGGCTGGCAGCCCTCAAGAAGGCCACTGACCACCTCAACAATGCCGCCAACGGAGGCTCTGACCCTGCCTCAAAGCCCGCTCCTCTGCCCCGCCCAACCGGGAGGGGCCGGAAATACGGATCAAATGTTCACCGCATCAAGAACATGTTCATGCAGATGCAGTCTCCTGGTGATGACGAGGAAGGAGCCAAAATGATTG GTAAAGACCAGGCTGTGAAACTGTCCCTGCCGAGGGCATCCAGCCTGAACGAGAATGTGGACCACAGTGCTCTGCTCAAACTTGGGGCCACAGTCTCAGAGAGGGTCAACCGTTTCGACTCAAAACCAGGTGGGGAGGGTGGGGGTTCTGTGGGCCTGTCCAAGCTCCAGGAGACCAGGAGGATCTTCGAACAGCGGACTCTACAG GAGAAGCAAGCTGCCACCAACCGGATCTTGCTGAAGAAAGAGCGGGCTTCTGGCTTCCAGGACGGCCGTCTAGATGTTGTGGCCCGCTTTAACGGATCTACGGAGGCTTTGGACCGGCTGGACGACCCCCCTGCTCccactccagctccagctcccactacagttcctgctgctgcagcaacaatCGGGCCCGGTGAGGCCATCAGCCCCACCGTCAGCCAGCTCAGTGCCGTGTTCGAGAAGGGCGAATCACAAAACAATCTCTACCTCCCCCAGCGTCGGTCAGGTCCTGCCCTAGCTCCAAAGCCAAAACCTCCAGCCAGAGCGGAAGCAGGTGGAAAGAAG GTGAAGGTGATACCTCCAGGGAAGGAGGACCATGCAGAGGTGGCAGCAGCAACTGTGAACACCCAGGCAGCAGTACTACCGGAGGCAACAGGTTCTCAACAAAGGAGCATAGCAGGAGTGATGCCCAGTGAGGAGAAGGACGGGTTTGTACAGTCAGGAGACCAGCTCTCCAACTCCTCCTACTCCTCATCATCTTCAGTGGCTGTCacatcctcatcttcctcttcggAGGTCAAACAGGAGTCGGTGGTCCAGCCAACAGAAACTGAAGCCAGGGGCTCAAGTACAGTGGCCCCTGATCAGGGACCACAAGCTGATGAGCAGGACGGCTCCACAGGATCTGAGGCCGGAGCCAGGCTGGTGCAGGCCGAGGTTCATGCCTCTctggaaaatggagaaaaagagtCTCCAggttcctctccctcctcagaggagaaaggagaagactctgaggagagaggtgaggaaaaggaggagaaggaggatgaggagaatgatgatgatggctcGAGGAAGGACGATTATTCGGAGGGGGATCTGGTAGATATCAGTGCATACAGCGGGCTTGGGGAGGAGGACTCTGGAGGCAGCCAGCTAgacgatgaagaggatgaggaagatgaggaggcaTATCAGCCAGAGACCAGCTGCTCCGAGATCCCGGGCCtccctgaggaagaggagcctgTGCCACCCAGCAGGAAGATTCGATTCAGCACTGGGCCGATCAAG GTCTTCACCACCTACTCTAATGAAGACTACGATCGCCGCAATGATGACGTTGACCCCATGGCAGCCTCAGCCGAGTACGAGCTGGAGAAAAGAGTTGAGAAGCTGGATCTATTTCctgtggagctggagaaag acaGTGATGGTCTGGGTATCAGTATCATCGGGATGGGAGCAGGAGCTGATATGGGTCTGGAGAAACTGGGGATCTTTGTTAAGACGGTGACCGAGGGTGGAGCTGCGCAGAGAGACGGCAG GATCCAGGTGAATGATCTGATCGTGGAGGTTGATGGAACCAGCCTGGTTGGCGTCACTCAGAGCCTCGCTGCCTCTGTTCTCCGTAACACCAGCGGCACCGTCAg GTTTGTGATTGGTCGGGAGAAACCAGGAGAGCAGAGTGAAGTGGCTCAGCTGATCCAGCAGACTCTGGAGCAGGAGaggtggcagagagagatgatggagcAGAGATACAAACAGTAcatggatgatgatgaagag ACAGGTGAGTATGCaacagatgaggaggaggagatgagtcCAGTGTTTCCAAACTCCATTGAGGTTTTCGACCTGGCCGAGAACCAGGACATGTTGTCTCCTATGGAGCTGGACCCTGAGAAGCTGGCCCACAAATTCAAAGAG cTCCAGATCAAACATGCAGTAACCCAGGCAGAGATCCAGCTGTTGAAGAGGAAG CTGGCTCATGCGGAGCAGGATAAGTTACGTTGGCGGATGGAGTGTGCTCAGTTGGAGCAAAACATCCGGGACAGtaaagagaggatggagaaacTGGAAGGCTATTGGATGGAGGCACAGTCCTTGTGCAAG gcaGTGGATGAACACCTGAAGGAAACCCAGGCTCAGTACCAAACACTAGAGAGGAAATACAGCAAAGCCAAGAGACTGATTAAAGAGTACCAGCAGAA GGAGATCGAGTACCTGAAGAAGGAGACGGCTCAGCGTCGAGCACATGAAGAGAGTGAGGCGACACACAAAGAGGAGGCGGACAATCTGCAGGAAAAG ATCACAGACCTGGAGACCAAAGTGGATGCCCTGAAGACCCCCAAACCCTCGTAG